From Streptomyces sp. SAI-135:
CGGTGCCACCGTGTTCCTGGAGCGGACGGACGAGCTGCTCCGGCGCGGCGGCCCGGCCGAGGCCGCGCCCACCGCGCCGCCGCTCACGGCCCGCGAGCAGGACGTGCTGCGGCTGCTCGCGCGCGGGCGCAGCAACCGGCAGATCGGCGAGGAGCTGTTCATCACCGGCAAGACGGCCAGCGTGCACGTCTCCAACATCCTCGCCAAGCTGGGCGCGGCGAGCCGCACCGAGGCCGTGGCCGTCGCCTACCGCGAGGGACTGATCGCCCCCGAGACGACGGCCCACGGCTGACGGTCCCTCAGCGGCGTGCGCACTCCAGGCTGTTCAGGTCGACGGAGTCCGCCATGGCCTGCATGCCCTTGTCGTTGGGGTGGATGTGGTCCCCGCCGTCGAAGACGGGGAGCATCCGTTCGTGGTCGTAGGGGCTGCGCAGGACGCGGTCGAAGTCGCTGACCGCGTCGAACTCGTCGGCGTGGCTCCTGACGAAGTCGTTGACCTCCTGGCGTACCGCCTCGGCGTCCGCGTTCCATTCGGGCCAGCCCTTGAAGGGGGCGATGGTGGAGACGACCACGCACTTGCCGGCGTCGTGGGACCGGTCCACGATCTCGCGGTAGCCGGAGATCAGGTCCGCGGCGGTGACGCCGCTGCGCGCCTTGAGGTCGTTGACACCTTCGAAGAGGAACACGGTACGCACGCCCGGCTGGGACAGGACGTCCCTGTCCAGCCTGTTCAGGGCGCTCGGCGCGGTGCCGTCGGACAGCACCCTGTTGCTGGAGATCCCCTCGTCGGCCACGCCCTTGATCGTGGTGTGCGCCTTCTGCAGACGGCGGGCGAGGTAGTCGGGCCAGCGGCGGTTGCGGTCGCCGGTGGACTGCCAGCCGTCGGTGATGGAGTCGCCGAGCGCGACGACGGCCCCGGTGGCGGCGGGTGTCCGCACGGAGACCGCGTCGAGGTAGAACCACGAGCTGATCGGCTCGGTCCAGTGGGCTCCGCTCT
This genomic window contains:
- a CDS encoding SGNH/GDSL hydrolase family protein translates to MSRRTVRRARLVAVTVVAAALQATPAPAAVSPPDGVITWGASAYALGESAADRGYRMVVHTSVGGRDLRVRLSNAFGHQPVTFDSVYAGRRLEGAALVRGSNRRLTFDGLSSVTVEPGATVYSDPLPGTLAAGSDLVVSLHTPDAAGPVTGHGMALQTSYATRGDHTAEESGAHWTEPISSWFYLDAVSVRTPAATGAVVALGDSITDGWQSTGDRNRRWPDYLARRLQKAHTTIKGVADEGISSNRVLSDGTAPSALNRLDRDVLSQPGVRTVFLFEGVNDLKARSGVTAADLISGYREIVDRSHDAGKCVVVSTIAPFKGWPEWNADAEAVRQEVNDFVRSHADEFDAVSDFDRVLRSPYDHERMLPVFDGGDHIHPNDKGMQAMADSVDLNSLECARR